A region of Armatimonadota bacterium DNA encodes the following proteins:
- a CDS encoding glycosyltransferase family 4 protein, which yields MPVRTLHAIGDSKFGGGSVIILRLMELGLQMGHQVEVLATDDRFCAESEAIGVRCVRLDVIRREIRPIFDWRGTQALARYLRENRYDLVHTHTSKAGFIGRRAAWMAGCPRILHTVHGFAFHERSNPVSMRLFVALERMAARWCHRLVTVSEFHRDWAVRLGIAPPEKIVAIPNGISPERVKPARTPDDVRRELGIGPDQFVIASIGRLAKGKGLEELVSILPDIRLAKPGAVLLLPGEGNLKFEGEGIIAPGFRTDIGDLLNIADLVALPSHREGLSIALLEAMAAGKPIVASDLASNIEAAEGAAEFVSVGDKAQLCRTILQLISHSDRAQQLGQAAKQRFEERYTERRMIEQYRDLYQFMLGAELAVR from the coding sequence ATGCCCGTTCGAACGCTTCACGCGATAGGCGATTCGAAGTTTGGCGGCGGATCGGTAATCATCTTACGACTAATGGAACTTGGCCTTCAGATGGGACATCAGGTCGAAGTTTTGGCAACGGACGACCGATTCTGTGCGGAATCTGAGGCGATTGGGGTTCGCTGCGTTCGATTAGATGTGATTCGGCGCGAGATTCGACCGATCTTCGACTGGCGCGGAACCCAGGCGCTTGCGCGCTATCTTCGTGAGAACCGATACGATCTCGTGCACACGCACACATCAAAGGCTGGGTTCATTGGTCGCAGGGCGGCTTGGATGGCTGGATGCCCGCGCATACTCCACACCGTGCACGGATTCGCGTTTCACGAACGGTCCAATCCTGTCTCGATGCGTCTTTTTGTCGCGCTGGAGCGCATGGCTGCCCGATGGTGCCACCGTTTGGTAACGGTGAGCGAGTTCCATAGAGATTGGGCCGTTCGATTGGGCATCGCCCCGCCCGAAAAGATCGTCGCCATCCCAAATGGCATCTCGCCTGAGCGGGTTAAGCCTGCGCGCACACCCGACGATGTTCGGCGCGAACTAGGAATAGGGCCCGATCAATTCGTAATTGCTTCGATCGGCCGCCTGGCCAAAGGTAAGGGGCTAGAGGAACTGGTCTCAATCTTGCCCGACATACGCCTTGCAAAGCCCGGCGCCGTGCTGTTGCTACCGGGAGAAGGCAATCTGAAGTTCGAAGGCGAAGGCATCATTGCTCCGGGCTTTCGAACCGACATTGGCGACCTGCTGAACATCGCCGACCTGGTCGCGTTGCCGTCTCATCGCGAGGGCCTTTCGATCGCGCTACTAGAGGCGATGGCCGCCGGAAAGCCTATAGTTGCATCAGATTTGGCCAGTAACATTGAAGCGGCGGAAGGCGCTGCCGAATTTGTATCCGTCGGCGATAAAGCACAGCTTTGCCGGACAATTCTTCAACTTATCTCTCATTCTGATCGCGCGCAGCAACTTGGGCAAGCGGCCAAACAGCGCTTTGAAGAACGCTATACCGAACGGCGCATGATCGAACAGTATCGCGATCTTTATCAATTTATGCTCGGCGCAGAATTGGCGGTCCGATGA
- a CDS encoding DegT/DnrJ/EryC1/StrS family aminotransferase gives MPYCLPFIGQEEIDEVVAVLQSGWLTTGARVQQFEREFADYVNAPHAVAVNSCTAAMHVVLAAWGIGPGDEVITTPITFCATIEAIEYVGATPVLVDIDPQTGNIDPNLIERAITPNTKVVIPVHLAGLPCDMDEIMALADGHGLKVMEDAAHAVGAEYKGRKIGNISHATAFSFYATKNLSTGEGGMITTHDEALAAKCRQLALHGISRDAWKRYTAAGSWFYQVETLGYKYNMPDLLAALGIWQLRKLDAMNERRRQIADQYHRAFAEMPFIDLFPRHMPTDRTHPWHLYIALIKERRDEFAEAMKNRNIGISVHFIPIHYHPHYERYGWQRGDYPHAEAYFAQALSLPLYPGMTDDDIEDVIAAVWQVGQELA, from the coding sequence CTGCCGTATTGCCTACCGTTCATCGGTCAAGAAGAGATCGATGAGGTTGTCGCCGTGCTCCAATCTGGCTGGCTCACCACGGGCGCCCGCGTTCAACAATTCGAACGCGAGTTCGCCGATTATGTAAACGCCCCTCATGCCGTCGCCGTCAACTCCTGCACTGCTGCTATGCACGTCGTCTTGGCCGCATGGGGCATTGGGCCGGGAGACGAGGTTATCACAACTCCGATCACCTTTTGCGCCACGATCGAAGCGATCGAATACGTCGGCGCGACGCCGGTATTGGTCGATATAGACCCTCAAACTGGCAACATCGACCCCAATCTGATCGAAAGGGCTATTACGCCTAATACCAAGGTCGTTATTCCCGTCCATTTGGCCGGTCTGCCGTGCGACATGGACGAAATAATGGCTCTTGCCGACGGACACGGCCTCAAAGTTATGGAAGACGCCGCGCACGCCGTCGGCGCGGAGTACAAAGGTCGAAAGATCGGCAATATCTCCCACGCGACCGCCTTCAGCTTCTACGCCACCAAAAATCTCTCGACCGGCGAGGGCGGCATGATAACGACGCACGACGAAGCATTGGCCGCAAAGTGCCGACAGCTGGCGCTGCACGGCATCAGTCGAGACGCCTGGAAGCGCTACACGGCTGCAGGCTCCTGGTTCTATCAGGTCGAGACGCTTGGCTACAAGTACAATATGCCCGACCTGTTGGCCGCGCTCGGTATTTGGCAATTGCGAAAGTTGGACGCTATGAACGAACGCCGCCGCCAGATCGCCGATCAATACCATCGAGCCTTTGCCGAGATGCCCTTTATCGATCTGTTCCCGCGCCACATGCCGACCGACCGCACTCATCCTTGGCACCTCTATATCGCGCTGATCAAGGAGCGACGAGACGAGTTTGCGGAGGCGATGAAGAATCGCAACATCGGCATCAGCGTCCACTTTATCCCGATCCATTACCACCCCCACTACGAGCGTTACGGTTGGCAGCGCGGCGACTATCCTCATGCCGAAGCCTACTTCGCCCAAGCGCTCTCGCTGCCGCTCTATCCCGGCATGACCGATGACGACATCGAAGACGTGATCGCCGCCGTGTGGCAGGTCGGCCAGGAGTTGGCATAG
- a CDS encoding sugar transferase, which yields MNNLIKRTLDVALSTLGIVVLSPFFLLISLGVKLTSPGPIFYGHARVGRFGKPFKALKFRTMVNDADKIGGPVTIAKDPRITRFGQFLRTTKLDELPQLWNVLIGEMSLVGPRPEVEQFVDKYPDEARRAILSVRPGITGLTQIELRYEAEVLANEEDPEEFYERALLPRKIASDLRYIENRSLLMDLSLLFRTFGAIFSRPPDSARSAPIHKTALTTPPAAPPSETHR from the coding sequence CTGAACAACCTGATCAAGAGGACGCTGGACGTTGCATTGTCAACCCTTGGGATCGTGGTTCTCTCGCCTTTCTTCCTTTTGATCAGCCTTGGCGTGAAACTGACTTCGCCTGGTCCGATCTTTTATGGACACGCTCGAGTAGGTCGTTTTGGCAAGCCCTTCAAGGCGCTCAAGTTTCGCACGATGGTGAACGATGCGGATAAGATCGGCGGCCCGGTTACTATCGCTAAAGATCCGCGCATCACGCGCTTTGGACAGTTCTTGCGCACGACCAAACTGGACGAACTGCCTCAGTTATGGAACGTGCTGATTGGCGAGATGAGCCTGGTCGGTCCGCGACCAGAGGTCGAGCAGTTCGTGGACAAATATCCCGATGAGGCGCGCCGAGCGATCCTCAGCGTGCGGCCTGGCATCACCGGTCTGACCCAGATCGAACTTCGATACGAGGCCGAGGTGCTGGCAAACGAAGAAGACCCCGAAGAGTTTTATGAGCGCGCGCTGTTGCCCAGAAAAATCGCGTCCGACCTTCGATACATCGAGAATCGCTCGCTACTGATGGATCTGTCGCTGCTCTTTAGAACGTTTGGTGCAATCTTCAGTCGTCCGCCGGATTCGGCGCGCTCGGCTCCGATCCATAAGACAGCGCTGACGACTCCGCCGGCGGCGCCTCCAAGTGAGACGCATCGTTAA
- a CDS encoding histidine phosphatase family protein has translation MARIFLVRHGQTNANVVGRIQGWLDEPLDSTGLAQADAVARRLARIAKGSQLVSSDLARAWRTAEAIGIALGAEPVSDSRLREMQWGDWEGLSREEIKIRFPDEYARYSADPTQRPSSAETVEAFWARIERFIESQDLRRDAIWVGHGGSVRACAAQLLGGGLPLYYGLRSDNGAISIIEIGAQRRTLLLFNDASHLEAPPAESSALSYGSEPSAPNPADD, from the coding sequence TTGGCGCGCATTTTCCTCGTTCGACACGGCCAGACGAACGCCAACGTCGTTGGCCGCATTCAGGGCTGGCTCGATGAGCCGCTCGATTCTACGGGTTTGGCTCAGGCTGATGCCGTAGCGCGCCGGTTAGCGCGGATCGCGAAAGGTTCTCAACTTGTCTCCAGCGATTTGGCGCGCGCATGGCGCACAGCCGAAGCGATCGGGATCGCGCTGGGCGCTGAGCCGGTTTCTGATTCTCGCCTGCGCGAGATGCAGTGGGGCGATTGGGAGGGTTTGAGCCGCGAAGAGATCAAGATTCGGTTTCCGGACGAGTATGCGCGTTACTCTGCGGATCCGACCCAAAGGCCCAGTAGCGCAGAAACGGTCGAGGCCTTTTGGGCGCGAATAGAGCGGTTTATCGAAAGCCAGGACCTGCGACGCGATGCGATCTGGGTCGGACATGGGGGCAGCGTGCGGGCTTGTGCGGCGCAACTTTTAGGCGGAGGATTGCCGCTTTATTACGGCCTACGATCGGACAACGGGGCGATCTCGATTATTGAAATAGGCGCCCAGCGCCGAACGCTGCTGTTGTTTAACGATGCGTCTCACTTGGAGGCGCCGCCGGCGGAGTCGTCAGCGCTGTCTTATGGATCGGAGCCGAGCGCGCCGAATCCGGCGGACGACTGA
- a CDS encoding NUDIX hydrolase — MAAMKEVQIASRRIHEGRVINLRVDEVELSDGRRAVREVIEHPGAVVIAPILDDRTVVMVRQYRYPTGKTLLELPAGSLSAGEPPDDCAQRELAEETGYRAGRMERLGQFYSAPGFCSELLVAYLAMDLSPHAAQGDEDEVIEVERVDLNGLIEHIRKGEIEDAKSIACLWLALERLR, encoded by the coding sequence ATGGCCGCCATGAAAGAGGTTCAAATCGCCTCGCGCCGCATTCACGAAGGGCGGGTGATTAACTTGCGCGTGGACGAGGTGGAACTGAGCGACGGCCGCCGAGCCGTGCGCGAAGTGATCGAACATCCCGGGGCCGTGGTCATCGCGCCGATTCTTGACGACCGAACCGTGGTGATGGTGCGGCAATACCGCTACCCGACGGGCAAGACGCTATTGGAACTGCCCGCCGGATCGCTGTCCGCGGGCGAGCCGCCCGACGACTGCGCCCAAAGAGAACTGGCCGAGGAGACCGGCTATCGCGCAGGCCGTATGGAGCGACTGGGACAGTTCTACTCTGCGCCCGGATTTTGCAGCGAACTACTGGTCGCCTACCTCGCTATGGATCTGTCGCCTCACGCGGCCCAAGGCGACGAGGACGAGGTCATCGAAGTGGAGAGGGTCGATCTAAACGGTCTGATCGAACACATCCGCAAAGGCGAAATAGAAGACGCCAAGAGCATCGCTTGCCTTTGGCTGGCTTTGGAGCGGTTGAGGTAA
- a CDS encoding cobalamin B12-binding domain-containing protein, which translates to MGKIPRVVVAKVGLDGHDRGAKVVARALRDAGFEVIYTGLQRTPEEVVDVAIQEDADMIAVSMLSGAHMTLLPKIAQLLKDKDAEDIALVAGGTIPNDDAEELKRMGVRAVFAPGTLTDVFVLELKAILGV; encoded by the coding sequence ATGGGCAAGATTCCGCGCGTAGTGGTGGCAAAAGTCGGCCTGGACGGGCACGATCGCGGCGCAAAGGTGGTGGCACGGGCGCTGCGCGACGCCGGCTTCGAGGTGATCTATACCGGCCTCCAGCGCACGCCCGAAGAGGTGGTCGATGTCGCCATCCAAGAAGACGCGGACATGATCGCGGTCTCTATGCTCTCCGGCGCGCACATGACCTTGCTGCCCAAAATCGCGCAACTGCTGAAGGACAAAGACGCCGAGGATATCGCGCTGGTGGCGGGCGGCACCATCCCCAACGACGATGCCGAGGAACTGAAGCGCATGGGCGTGCGCGCTGTCTTTGCTCCCGGCACGCTGACGGACGTGTTCGTATTGGAACTGAAGGCGATTTTGGGAGTTTAG
- a CDS encoding transglutaminase domain-containing protein, which yields MVSKKPLPEGAKAEVEEIVKLLKASSPRIDEAIAQMGEWLMAPPWAYDGKANYKFNDLVSFLKYKRGWCGHFQTLFLAVCQAAGIPARPIHGFALYNKKGELFQGFTDYNRHGWVEVYLPNKGWVEVEPRSKDPFRIPWQYVATPESLQSCQVQVKIGDQWTSHLGYVDTVVTRP from the coding sequence ATGGTTTCGAAGAAGCCGCTGCCTGAAGGAGCCAAGGCTGAAGTCGAGGAAATTGTCAAACTCTTGAAGGCAAGCTCCCCTCGCATCGACGAAGCCATCGCTCAGATGGGCGAGTGGCTTATGGCCCCCCCTTGGGCCTATGACGGGAAAGCCAATTACAAGTTCAACGATTTAGTCAGTTTCCTGAAGTATAAGCGCGGGTGGTGCGGGCATTTTCAAACTCTGTTTCTAGCGGTTTGCCAGGCTGCCGGCATTCCAGCGCGGCCCATTCACGGATTTGCCCTTTACAACAAGAAGGGAGAGCTCTTTCAGGGATTTACCGATTACAATAGACACGGATGGGTCGAGGTCTATCTTCCTAACAAGGGCTGGGTGGAAGTAGAACCTCGTTCAAAAGATCCATTCCGCATCCCTTGGCAGTACGTAGCTACTCCAGAATCTTTACAGAGTTGCCAAGTCCAGGTCAAGATTGGGGACCAGTGGACGTCTCACCTTGGCTACGTGGACACCGTTGTAACGAGGCCATAA